A genomic segment from Terriglobales bacterium encodes:
- the nuoL gene encoding NADH-quinone oxidoreductase subunit L: MTSSPNLNLWLIPILPLIGSAINGIFGKRFPRSLVAAVALIFPGAALGWAIWVVTQFSAIPQAALPHIERLFPWIEIGQTFRVDYGFYLDQLSVTMLLIVTGVGFLIHIYSVGYMAEEGGYYRFFSYLNLFMFFMLTLVLANSYLLMFVGWEGVGLASYLLIGFFFLKDSAAQAGKKAFITNRVGDFAFLLGMFLLIQHFGTLDYDKVFKAISPLPVEAGVGFLTATALLMMFGAAGKSAQIPLYVWLPDAMEGPTPVSALIHAATMVTAGIYMIARSNVLFLHAPLALRVVAIIGALTAIFAASIGIVQTDIKRVLAYSTVSQLGYMFMACGVAAFSAGIFHLMTHAFFKALLFLAAGSVIHALSGEQDMRYMGGLRKLIPWTFWTMTIATFAIAGFPPLSGFFSKDEILWKTFSDKTHGSWIFWLIGWITAGMTSFYMFRLWFMTFFGERRQPVHNEHEEPTGGVHAPGSAPADIGHHSGVQSAHAGGHGGHGGHVHESPWIMLGPLVVLAIGSFVMGWVGIPESLGGHNKFDQFLTPVFHTSSEPARAAENFPNEPQQSENPESEKSLELGLAGASVGVAVLGLLLAWFLYYRRPELPDRIATSLRGAYRTLWNKYWVDEAYYATLINPIVNGSRSVLWRGIDVGVIDAIVNGAGTTSKGLSRVTRRMQSGSIRSYAGWVALGAACVTAFMIWMGLRA, encoded by the coding sequence ATGACCTCGAGTCCCAATTTGAACCTGTGGCTCATCCCGATTCTGCCCCTGATCGGTTCGGCCATTAACGGCATCTTTGGCAAGCGCTTTCCGCGCAGCCTCGTGGCTGCTGTCGCGCTGATCTTTCCCGGCGCCGCGCTTGGCTGGGCGATCTGGGTGGTGACCCAGTTCTCGGCGATTCCGCAGGCGGCACTTCCCCATATCGAGCGGCTCTTTCCCTGGATCGAAATCGGGCAAACCTTCCGCGTCGATTACGGCTTCTATCTCGACCAGCTTTCTGTGACGATGCTGCTGATTGTCACTGGTGTCGGCTTCCTGATCCACATCTATTCGGTCGGGTACATGGCGGAAGAAGGCGGATACTACCGCTTCTTCTCTTATCTGAATTTGTTCATGTTCTTCATGCTCACGCTGGTTCTGGCGAACAGCTACCTGCTGATGTTCGTCGGATGGGAGGGTGTGGGCCTCGCGTCGTACTTGCTGATTGGCTTCTTCTTCCTTAAGGACTCGGCCGCGCAGGCGGGAAAGAAAGCATTCATTACGAATCGTGTCGGCGACTTTGCGTTCCTTCTCGGAATGTTCCTGCTGATTCAGCACTTCGGCACGCTCGATTACGACAAAGTGTTCAAAGCGATTTCGCCGCTGCCAGTGGAAGCCGGCGTCGGATTCCTCACCGCAACGGCGCTGTTAATGATGTTCGGCGCGGCTGGAAAGTCGGCACAGATTCCTCTGTACGTATGGCTGCCGGACGCGATGGAAGGTCCAACTCCCGTTTCGGCACTGATCCACGCAGCCACCATGGTCACGGCGGGCATTTACATGATTGCCCGATCTAACGTTCTGTTCCTGCACGCACCTCTTGCCCTGCGCGTTGTCGCCATCATCGGAGCGCTGACCGCAATCTTTGCCGCCAGCATTGGAATCGTGCAGACCGACATCAAGCGCGTTCTTGCCTATTCCACCGTTTCGCAGCTCGGATACATGTTCATGGCCTGCGGCGTGGCTGCGTTCTCCGCTGGAATCTTCCACCTGATGACGCACGCGTTCTTCAAAGCGCTGCTCTTCCTGGCTGCCGGATCCGTCATTCACGCGCTCAGCGGTGAGCAGGATATGCGCTACATGGGTGGATTGCGCAAGCTGATCCCATGGACTTTCTGGACGATGACGATCGCCACTTTCGCAATCGCCGGGTTTCCGCCGCTCAGCGGCTTTTTCTCGAAAGATGAAATTCTCTGGAAGACTTTTTCGGACAAGACACACGGAAGCTGGATCTTCTGGCTGATCGGCTGGATCACCGCTGGCATGACCTCGTTCTACATGTTCCGGCTCTGGTTCATGACGTTCTTCGGTGAGCGGCGCCAACCGGTCCACAACGAGCACGAAGAGCCAACCGGTGGCGTGCATGCGCCTGGTTCAGCGCCTGCCGATATTGGACATCATTCGGGCGTGCAGTCGGCACATGCTGGTGGGCATGGCGGACACGGTGGCCACGTTCACGAGAGCCCGTGGATTATGCTTGGCCCGCTCGTTGTTCTCGCGATTGGCTCTTTCGTGATGGGCTGGGTAGGAATTCCCGAATCGCTCGGCGGACACAACAAGTTTGATCAATTCCTCACGCCGGTCTTTCACACCAGTTCCGAGCCTGCGCGCGCTGCCGAGAACTTCCCCAATGAGCCGCAACAGTCCGAAAATCCCGAATCGGAAAAGAGCCTTGAGCTCGGGCTGGCAGGAGCGTCGGTGGGCGTGGCGGTTCTTGGATTGTTGCTCGCCTGGTTTCTCTACTATCGCCGGCCCGAACTTCCAGACCGAATCGCAACCAGCTTGCGCGGTGCTTATCGCACTCTCTGGAACAAATACTGGGTGGATGAGGCGTACTACGCTACGTTGATCAACCCCATCGTGAATGGCTCTCGCAGCGTGCTGTGGCGAGGCATTGATGTCGGCGTGATCGACGCAATTGTGAACGGCGCTGGCACGACCTCGAAGGGACTTTCGCGGGTAACTCGGCGAATGCAATCGGGCAGCATTCGCTCCTACGCTGGATGGGTTGCCCTTGGTGCAGCCTGCGTAACGGCGTTCATGATCTGGATGGGGCTGCGCGCATGA
- the nuoK gene encoding NADH-quinone oxidoreductase subunit NuoK yields the protein MIPLSWYVILGAILFAIGVAAFLIKRNIITIFMSIELMLNAVNLTFIAFASRWHQVSGQVFVFFVMVVAAAEAAVGLAIVLAVFRTRETLNVDQVNLLKL from the coding sequence ATGATTCCGCTCTCCTGGTACGTGATTCTCGGCGCGATTCTGTTTGCCATCGGCGTAGCGGCATTTCTTATCAAGCGCAACATCATCACCATCTTCATGTCGATCGAGCTGATGCTGAACGCCGTGAACCTCACGTTCATCGCCTTCGCCAGCCGCTGGCATCAGGTGAGCGGACAAGTCTTTGTCTTCTTCGTCATGGTGGTTGCCGCAGCCGAGGCGGCAGTCGGACTGGCGATTGTGCTTGCCGTCTTCCGCACGCGTGAAACTCTCAACGTGGATCAGGTAAACCTGCTCAAACTATGA
- a CDS encoding NADH-quinone oxidoreductase subunit J, which produces MFHLVLFIIFAVICVAGALNFLLQRHPVNSALSLIVVMGSLALLFLLLGAEFVAAVQVIVYAGAVMVLFVFVIMLLNAGEEEKTRGNKVALALGVPGLIAFFILICWTVSAARSQLGRVSIGDFYVPTQQLGIALFREFLLPFEVTSVLVLIAIMGAVVLARRERQ; this is translated from the coding sequence ATGTTCCACCTAGTCTTGTTCATCATCTTCGCAGTGATTTGTGTAGCGGGAGCGCTGAATTTCCTTCTGCAGCGCCATCCCGTGAACAGCGCACTCTCGCTGATCGTCGTCATGGGATCGCTCGCCCTGCTCTTCCTTTTGCTCGGCGCGGAGTTCGTCGCCGCGGTCCAGGTGATCGTCTATGCCGGTGCTGTCATGGTGCTGTTCGTCTTCGTCATCATGCTGCTCAATGCCGGTGAAGAAGAAAAGACGCGCGGCAACAAAGTCGCGCTTGCGCTTGGCGTGCCGGGCCTGATCGCGTTCTTCATCCTGATCTGCTGGACGGTTTCGGCAGCACGCTCACAGCTTGGACGCGTAAGCATCGGCGACTTTTACGTTCCGACGCAGCAGCTGGGCATCGCCTTGTTCCGCGAGTTCCTGCTGCCGTTTGAAGTGACATCCGTTCTGGTTTTGATTGCCATTATGGGCGCAGTTGTCCTCGCCCGAAGGGAGCGCCAATGA